The following proteins are encoded in a genomic region of Carettochelys insculpta isolate YL-2023 chromosome 34, ASM3395843v1, whole genome shotgun sequence:
- the LRCH4 gene encoding leucine-rich repeat and calponin homology domain-containing protein 4 has translation MAAGEAEPALPPPPASGAERALEEAAASGHLCLAGRRLRLFPDGAAERWDLSDTTQADLSRNRFAEVPEDACHLVSLEGLSLYHNCLRSLPPAIANLQALTYLNLSRNQLTSLPACLCRLPLKVLIASNNKLASLPPELGALNALRQLDVSCNELQALPASVGQLESLRDLRLRRNRLTALPEELSELPLVRLDFSCNRVARIPVCYRHLQHLQTILLDNNPLQSPPAQICLKGKVHIFKYLNLEACSKTGPDLADLARASRPTGFSTCLSDEFYPGRQYGGLDSGFNSVDSGSKRWSGNESTDEFSDLSFRVTELVRDPRQAKEKRDRAATADLELDFIDSSLEEEETPKLESSSRSPALPEEKQKTEKSFSQKTDVGDKELNTRPCVGPSPPREEPPSEERRRPETLQLWQERERQQQVLRSQALEKRDSLLRTAPRGGTGTVQSPAASSAPVEPSSSRLSPRKPPPQPAEQPAGTPSPRSPAHMPRQQDPLTAQTPSPVGREPGSAPKPSSFLFRSASRGAIRPGSASGPPDISAAPLRLRAGSQGLDEKELTAQLRQAIESRLCITLAEDLGRALANGAVLCQLVNHLRPRSVPFIHVPSPAVPKLNLVKSRKNVENFLEACRRLGVPEVALCSTSDVLCGDGRQLGGTLQALLLAGAEESVTAAGHAAPVRPGPLTGFAVFYVCLMSLLYLAYCKLAVAWAGALT, from the exons ATGGCGGCGGGCGAGGCGGAGCcggcgctgcccccgccccccgcgtcCGGCGCCGAGCGCGCGCTGGAGGAGGCGGCGGCCTCGGGCCACCTGTGCCTGGCGGGGCGGCGGCTGCGGCTTTTCCCGGACGGCGCGGCGGAGCGCTGGGACCTTAGCGACACCACGCAGGCGG atcTTTCCCGCAACCGCTTCGCCGAGGTGCCCGAGGACGCCTGCCACCTGGTCTCCCTGGAGGGGCTGAGTCTGTACCACAACTGCCTACGCAGCCTCCCGCCGGCCATTGCCAACCTGCAGGCCCTCACCTACCTGAACCTCAG CCGGAACCAGCTCACCTCCCTCCCGGCCTGCCTCTGCCGCCTGCCCCTCAAAGTCCTCATCGCCAGCAACAACAAGCTGGCCTCGCTGCCCCCGGAGCTGGGCGCCCTGAACGCCCTGCGccagctg GACGTGAGCTGCAACGAGCTGCAGGCGCTGCCGGCCAGCGTGGGCCAGCTGGAGTCCCTGCGCGACCTCCGCCTGCGGCGCAACCGGCTCACGGCCCTCCCCGAAG AGCTGTCGGAGCTGCCCCTGGTGCGCCTGGACTTCTCCTGCAACCGCGTGGCCCGCATCCCCGTCTGCTACCGGCACTTGCAGCACCTGCAGACCATCCTGCTGGACAACAACCCCCTGCAGTCCCCGCCCGCCCAG aTCTGCCTGAAAGGTAAAGTCCACATCTTCAAATACCTCAACCTGGAGGCCTGCAGCAAAACGGGGCCAGACCTGGCTGATCTCGCCCGGGCCAGCCGGCCCACCGGCTTCAGCACCTG cctGTCGGACGAGTTCTACCCTGGCCGGCAGTATGGCGGCCTGGACTCCGGCTTCAACAGCGTTGACAGCGGCAGTAAGCGCTGGTCTGGCAATGAG TCCACAGATGAGTTCTCTGACCTGTCGTTCCGCGTCACGGAGCTGGTGCGGGATCCCCGGCAGGCGAAGGAGAAGCGGGACAGGGCAG ccaccgccgACCTGGAGCTCGACTTCATCGACAGtagcctggaggaggaggagacaccCAAGCTGGAGAGCAGCTCGCGGAGTCCGGCCCTGCCAGAG GAGAAGCAGAAAACAGAGAAGAGTTTTTCCCAGAAAACTGATGTTGGAGACAAGGAGTTGAATACCAG GCCCTGTGTggggcccagccccccccggGAGGAGCCCCCCAGTGAGGAGCGGCGGCGCCCCgagaccctgcagctgtggcaggagcgggagcggcagcagcaggtACTGCGGAGCCAGGCGCTGGAGAAGCGGGACAG CCTCCTGCGGACGGCGCCCAGAGGTGGGACCGGCACGGTGCAGAGCCCGGCGGCCAGCAG CGCCCCggtggagcccagcagcagccgcctctCCCCAAGGAAACCGCCGCCCCAG CCTGCGGAGCAGCCAGCCGGCACCCCCAGCCCGAGGTCCCCAGCGCACATGCCCCGGCAGCAGG acCCCCTCACCGCACAGACCCCCAGTCCGGTGGGAAgggagcctggctcagccccGAAGCCCTCCAGCTTCCTCTTCCGCTCTGCCTCGCGTGGCGCCATCCGTCCTGGCTCTG ccagcggcCCCCCCGACATCTCGGCGGCCCCTCTGCGCCTGCGGGCCGGCTCCCAGGGCCTGGACGAGAAGGAGCTGACAGCCCAGTTACGCCAG GCCATTGAGTCGCGGCTCTGCATCACGCTGGCAGAGGACCTCGGCCGTGCCCTGGCCAACGGGGCAGTGCTGTGCCAGCTGGTCAATCACCTGCGGCCCCGCTCTGTGCCCTTCATTCACGTGCCTTCTCCCGCCGTG CCCAAGCTGAACCTGGTGAAAAGCCGGAAGAACGTGGAGAACTTCCTGGAGGCCTGTCGCCGCCTAGGGGTCCCCGAG GTCGCCCTGTGCTCCACCTCAGATGTGCTGTGCGGGGATGGCCGGCAGCTCgggggcaccctgcaggccctgctgctggccgGAGCCGAGGAGAGCGTCACCGCTGCTGGCCACGCTGCGCCCGTCCGGCCCGGGCCCCTGACCGGCTTCGCCGTCTTCTATGTCTGCCTCATGTCGCTGCTTTACCTGGCCTACTGCAAGCTCGCTGTCGCCTGGGCGGGGGCCCTGACCTAG